Proteins from a single region of Ananas comosus cultivar F153 linkage group 3, ASM154086v1, whole genome shotgun sequence:
- the LOC109707697 gene encoding putative disease resistance protein RGA3, with protein MIQNNKCERSSPSTVRHLAIFASYLESSILKEIGRYGRLRLVSSGIFCGLAPTYLYFNLAPATGTWFTQLRYIRLLDISRCAIKELPESIDNLKLLQYLNISETAIARLPNSLCCLYNLRALNLDGCPLQSIPKGFIKLINLQNLYMGENLFSQVAEIGKLTSLQNLPHFEVRKENGHRIAELKDLTHLRRTLCIKSLENVESQEDACQAKLYEKKNLDELVLSWNLNRNTNSVFNDFPLHEKVLEGLSPHPNIRKLEIISYYGNKHPSWLQRGMLPFLTSVGIQDCPNLKDICYLPSSLELLVLENVGWEHQELIPLLLIH; from the coding sequence ATGATACAGAATAATAAATGCGAACGAAGCAGCCCTTCTACTGTTCGCCATTTGGCAATATTTGCCTCATATCTGGAATCAAGCATATTAAAGGAAATAGGTAGGTATGGTAGGCTGCGGTTAGTTTCAAGCGGAATCTTTTGTGGACTTGCCCCGACATATTTGTATTTCAATTTGGCTCCTGCAACTGGAACCTGGTTTACTCAACTCAGATATATTCGCTTACTGGACATAAGCAGATGTGCTATCAAAGAATTGCCTGAGAGCATCGACAACTTAAAACTTCTCCAATACCTTAATATATCTGAAACGGCTATTGCAAGGTTACCCAACTCACTTTGTTGCCTGTATAATCTACGAGCTTTGAATCTAGATGGTTGTCCGCTTCAGAGCATTCCTAAAGGCTTTATTAAGCTGATTAACTTACAGAATCTTTATATGGGAGAGAATTTGTTTTCTCAGGTAGCTGAGATTGGGAAGCTAACTTCTCTTCAGAATTTGCCACATTTTGAAGTTCGGAAGGAGAATGGACATAGGATTGCAGAACTAAAGGATTTGACTCATCTTCGCAGAACACTGTGTATTAAGAGTCTTGAAAACGTTGAAAGCCAGGAAGATGCTTGTCAAGCTAAGCTATATGAGAAAAAAAACCTAGATGAATTGGTTCTGAGCTGGAATTTGAACAGAAACACTAATTCAGTGTTTAATGACTTTCCTCTTCATGAAAAGGTGCTTGAAGGCCTCTCTCCGCATCCAAACATCAGAAAATTGGAAATCATATCCTACTATGGCAACAAACATCCAAGTTGGCTGCAGAGAGGAATGTTACCTTTCCTAACTTCAGTCGGAATTCAAGATTGCCCTAATCTTAAGGATATATGCTACCTTCCTAGTTCCCTTGAATTATTGGTACTTGAAAATGTGGGCTGGGAGCATCAAGAGCTCATCCCTCTCTTACTTATCCATTAA
- the LOC109707454 gene encoding disease resistance protein RGA2-like, producing the protein MRWLLSFAKEVVQSAAASVAANELVRLLPSLDHDLEVLRTTLLTTRLRVDKAEQWRFKNPHFDQLLMQLKAAFYDAEDLIAEFDYVELQQKIEGGHASLLLSSPLDFVKNLISRAPDKVRQYQRRLDDAATALEKVIVDLNFRDEPKRSDVLRRRQTGSFVTEPEVFGRDEEREKVIALLLRPGGESGRTSNSESVPAKRIKRDNVSVLPIVGIGGMGKTTLAQVVFNDPRVRHYFETRIWICVSEIFDVKRLTKEVINNVDLSHQTDGKNSSWSRGNRKNLTLYQTGGKNFSSLQVVLNEIAMSKRFLLVLDDVWNEDKMEWEKFYAPMRNGYRGSMILTTTRSSKVADIMGTMDCIFLEGLAADSFWEFFKIRAFGYGNEKVDQELESIAKKIATKLKGTPLAAKTVGGLLKEKMDAKHWRSIMNSEMWKLRQGENDIFPALQLSYQYLPPHLKRCFAICSIFPKDHEIDEVSLIELWLAQGFVTSEDNMLPEDVATRYLSELTSRSFLRLSNPTKKYYVIHNLMHDLA; encoded by the coding sequence ATGAGGTGGCTTCTGTCATTCGCAAAGGAAGTGGTCCAGTCAGCCGCGGCGTCCGTCGCGGCGAACGAGCTGGTCAGACTGCTTCCTTCCTTAGACCACGATCTCGAGGTGCTGCGGACAACCCTGCTCACGACCCGCCTCCGCGTCGACAAGGCCGAGCAGTGGCGCTTCAAGAACCCCCACTTCGACCAGCTGCTGATGCAACTGAAGGCCGCCTTCTACGACGCCGAGGACCTCATCGCCGAGTTCGACTACGTCGAGCTGCAGCAGAAGATCGAGGGCGGCCACGCAAGTCTgctcctctcttctcctctcgaTTTCGTGAAGAATTTAATTTCCCGCGCTCCCGACAAAGTCCGGCAGTACCAGCGCAGGCTAGATGATGCTGCCACCGCGCTGGAGAAAGTAATCGTAGATTTAAACTTTCGCGATGAGCCGAAGCGGTCTGACGTGCTACGGCGACGGCAGACGGGCTCGTTCGTTACCGAACCGGAAGTGTTCGGCCGCGACGAGGAGCGGGAGAAGGTGATTGCCCTGCTGCTGCGGCCGGGCGGTGAATCTGGCCGAACCAGTAATAGTGAATCTGTTCCTGCTAAAAGAATCAAGAGAGACAATGTGTCCGTCCTGCCAATAGTCGGCATCGGAGGGATGGGGAAGACTACTCTCGCTCAAGTCGTGTTTAATGATCCGAGGGTCCGACACTACTTCGAGACGCGAATTTGGATTTGTGTCTCCGAAATCTTTGATGTTAAGAGGCTAACTAAGGAGGTGATAAACAATGTTGACCTGAGCCACCAAACTGACGGCAAGAATTCAAGTTGGTCCCGAGGTAATCGCAAGAATTTAACTTTGTACCAAACTGGTGGCAAGAATTTTAGTTCTCTTCAAGTGGTTCTCAATGAGATAGCAATGTCGAAGAGGTTTCTTCTCGTCCTCGACGATGTGTGGAATGAGGACAAAATGGAATGGGAAAAGTTCTATGCACCGATGAGGAATGGGTATCGGGGAAGCATGATCTTGACGACCACCAGGTCGTCAAAGGTCGCTGATATAATGGGCACCATGGATTGCATCTTTCTGGAGGGCTTAGCAGCTGATTCTTTTTGGGAATTCTTCAAGATACGTGCATTTGGTTACGGGAATGAAAAAGTCGATCAAGAGCTGGAGAGTATTGCTAAGAAGATTGCTACCAAGTTAAAAGGAACCCCATTAGCGGCAAAAACTGTAGGGGGGCTATTGAAGGAGAAAATGGATGCCAAACACTGGAGGAGTATCATGAATAGTGAAATGTGGAAACTTCGACAAGGTGAAAATGACATCTTTCCCGCCCTGCAATTGAGCTATCAATATCTCCCGCCACATCTAAAGCGGTGTTTCGCAATTTGCTCCATTTTTCCCAAAGACCATGAAATCGATGAAGTCTCTCTAATCGAATTATGGCTGGCGCAAGGCTTCGTCACATCGGAAGATAACATGCTACCGGAAGATGTAGCGACTAGGTACTTGAGTGAGTTGACAAGCCGGTCCTTCCTTCGACTGAGTAACCCAACTAAAAAATACTATGTGATCCATAATTTAATGCATGACTTGGCATAA
- the LOC109707698 gene encoding uncharacterized protein LOC109707698 — protein MLCRLTTIYSLSISSCPELRSLDGLELLPSLNFLHILSCPKLAEAGQLNFDATMQGKSMSFSYLSIDDTSLLKLSFLRNFLSSHAVLTIHRSSEPTMFVGEDEEWLQILASVERLSFDRCPTMKSFPTWLHGLTSLQYLSIKKCLEINSLPEKGLPPSLRELSFHECHPMLKEQLEKLKAENSRIYIVGI, from the exons ATGTTGTGTCGCCTGACAACCATCTATAGTTTGTCTATTTCGAGCTGCCCAGAGCTTAGATCTTTAGACGGACTGGAGTTACTCCCATCTCTAAATTTTCTACATATTTTAAGTTGCCCAAAGCTTGCAGAAGCAGggcaattaaattttgatgctacAATGCAGGGGAAGAGCATGTCGTTTTCTTATTTAAGTATTGACGACACCTCCCTTCTTAAACTATCATTCCTAAGAAACTTTTTATCCTCTCACGCGGTGCTTACAATCCATCGTTCTTCTGAGCCCACAATGTTTGTTGGAGAGGACGAGGAATGGTTGCAAATCCTTGCATCAGTTGAACGTCTATCTTTTGACCGTTGTCCCACTATGAAGTCATTTCCAACCTGGCTGCATGGCCTAACTTCCCTACAATATTTAAGCATTAAAAAATGTCTTGAGATCAACTCGCTACCAGAGAAGGGTCTGCCTCCCTCCTTGAGAGAGTTATCTTTCCACGAATGCCATCCAATGTTGAAGGAGCAATTGGAAAAGCTCAAAGCAGAGAATAGCAGAATTTATATCGTGGGAATCTG A
- the LOC109707695 gene encoding disease resistance protein RGA2-like: MEWLLSTLASTAAGNWQQHSAIAGDLRHLHDSLPVIRVLIDRAEQWRFSNPNLERLLTQLKDAYYDAEDLIDDFAYHDLQQKIDGSQHGQASRLLSSSVTFFKNLIAAVPNQVKEIQGRLDAVSGELQKVIVLLNLHDEPKRYGVSAGRKTSSLVTESDAIGRNEEQEKVVALLLQSADGSGPSDDDDSSSSDRLSAPAKRRKRENVSVLPIVGIGGMGKTTLAQLVYNDPRVNDHFLLKIWVCVSDFFDVERLTKEIIDNAESGRQSKDIIESDDKGYRTDGRNLNSLQVLLNKMMVSTRFLLVLDDVWNEDRMTWEKFYAPLREAHRGSMIIITTRSRKVADIMGTMDSILLRGLPADSYWKLFERYAFGRENLQVNQELEGIAKKIAAKLKGSPLAAKTVGSLLNSDMGSLLNSDMDVGHWRTIMNSEIWELPQQENDILPALRLSYQYLPPHLKQCFSLCSIFPKDYRFPEDQLLDIWIAQGFVAPIENMPLHIVGTRYLHALTTRSFFQPYLPKQWNKYVIHDLMHDLAQLVLTNEAVMMQNDKCQRRIPPTVRHMSIWTLPNLETSWLMELSSYSKLWSLLLIQNNSFKFSQNLQPNFSSAIRCWFDQLRNIRLLIINYCKIKELPENISNLKHLRYLDISYNGIQMLPESLGRLYNLQVLAAYGNDFEGFPKEFTKLANLLKLYIEEHKLCMVDEIGKLTILKSLPAFKVLKEHGHRIGELKDLKQLYGKLRITCLENVESREDACQAKLHNKEHLDELVLEWSAIRKRSFMYDNFSQIEVLEGLQPHLNLKKLEIRCYGGEKSPTWLQPQILPYLSVLRIINCPNLAELSFLYPLLKELYLQNLGLDILPELWDEWSTGEARTEQGNSDIKRSSLSTLSIRCCPKIKSIENQLLPDYLPVIKILCIEHCKELASLPTERFKDFVSLEELTIIGCPKLTCQSTLELPASIRSLQIGSCGELEKSLPNCLENLTSLR, encoded by the coding sequence ATGGAGTGGCTCCTATCGACCCTGGCCTCGACTGCCGCCGGCAACTGGCAGCAGCACTCCGCCATCGCGGGCGACCTCCGCCACCTGCATGACAGTCTGCCCGTGATCCGCGTCCTCATCGACAGGGCCGAGCAGTGGCGCTTCAGCAACCCCAACCTCGAACGGCTGCTGACCCAACTCAAGGATGCCTACTACGACGCAGAGGACCTCATCGACGATTTCGCTTACCACGACCTGCAGCAGAAGATCGACGGCAGCCAACACGGCCAGGCAAGTCGTCTGCTCTCTTCTTCTGTTACTTTCTTCAAGAATTTGATTGCTGCCGTTCCGAACCAAGTCAAGGAGATACAAGGCAGGCTGGATGCTGTTTCCGGCGAGCTGCAGAAGGTGATAGTGCTGTTGAATCTGCATGACGAGCCGAAACGGTACGGCGTGTCCGCTGGACGTAAGACGAGCTCGTTAGTTACTGAATCAGATGCGATCGGCCGTAACGAGGAGCAGGAGAAGGTGGTCGCATTATTGCTGCAGTCGGCTGATGGTTCTGGACccagtgatgatgatgatagtaGCAGTAGTGATCGGTTGTCTGCCCCTGCTAAGAGAAGAAAGAGGGAGAATGTGTCTGTTCTGCCCATAGTCGGCATCGGAGGGATGGGAAAGACCACCTTGGCTCAGCTTGTGTACAACGATCCAAGGGTGAATGACCATtttttgctgaaaatttggGTTTGCGTCTCCGACTTCTTTGATGTGGAAAGACTGACTAAAGAGATCATAGACAATGCTGAAAGTGGGAGGCAAAGTAAAGATATAATAGAAAGCGACGACAAGGGGTACCGAACTGATGGAAGGAACTTAAATTCCCTTCAAGTGTTGCTGAATAAAATGATGGTATCAACAAGGTTTCTTCTTGTCCTCGATGATGTGTGGAATGAGGATAGAATGACATGGGAAAAGTTTTATGCACCGTTGAGGGAGGCACATCGAGGAAGCATGATCATTATAACCACTCGGTCTCGAAAAGTCGCCGACATAATGGGCACGATGGATTCCATCCTGTTGAGGGGCTTGCCAGCTGATTCTTATTGGAAATTGTTCGAGAGATACGCCTTCGGTCGCGAAAACTTGCAAGTTAATCAAGAATTGGAAGGCATTGCTAAGAAAATTGCTGCCAAGTTGAAGGGATCTCCGTTAGCTGCAAAAACTGTGGGAAGCTTGTTGAATTCGGACATGGGAAGCTTGTTGAATTCGGACATGGACGTGGGACACTGGAGGACGATCATGAACAGTGAAATATGGGAGTTGCCACAGCAGGAAAATGACATCCTGCCGGCCCTCCGATTAAGCTATCAATATCTCCCGCCACATTTGAAACAATGTTTCTCACTTTGTTCGATCTTTCCCAAAGACTATAGATTCCCTGAAGATCAACTACTCGATATTTGGATAGCACAAGGCTTCGTTGCACCTATAGAAAACATGCCGCTGCACATTGTGGGAACTAGGTACTTGCATGCGCTAACAACCAGGTCCTTCTTTCAGCCATATCTACCAAAACAATGGAATAAATATGTAATTCATGATTTAATGCACGATCTAGCGCAATTAGTTTTAACGAATGAAGCTGTCATGATGCAAAATGATAAATGTCAACGAAGAATCCCGCCTACTGTTCGGCATATGTCAATATGGACCCTCCCTAACCTGGAAACAAGTTGGTTAATGGAGTTAAGCAGCTACAGTAAATTGTGGTCGCTTTTATTAATCCAAAATAATTCTTTCAAGTTCTCCCAAAATTTACAGCCTAACTTCAGTTCTGCAATTAGGTGCTGGTTTGATCAACTTAGAAATATTCGGTtacttataataaattattgtaagaTCAAAGAGTTGCCTGAGAACATTAGCAATTTAAAACATCTCCGTTACCTTGACATATCCTACAATGGTATCCAAATGTTACCGGAATCACTTGGTCGCCTGTATAATCTACAAGTTTTGGCTGCATATGGGAATGACTTTGAGGGTTTTCCTAAAGAATTTACAAAGTTGGCTAACttgttgaaactttacattGAAGAACATAAGTTATGTATGGTAGATGAGATTGGGAAGCTGACTATTCTTAAGAGTTTGCCGGCATTTAAAGTCCTAAAGGAGCACGGCCATCGGATTGGAGAACTAAAGGATTTGAAGCAACTGTATGGAAAGTTACGCATTACATGTCTTGAAAATGTTGAGAGTAGGGAAGATGCTTGTCAAGCCAAATTACACAACAAGGAACACTTGGATGAGTTGGTTCTAGAATGGTCTGCTATTAGAAAAAGAAGCTTCATGTATGACAACTTCTCCCAAATAGAGGTGCTTGAAGGCCTCCAGCCGCATTTGAATCTAAAAAAGTTGGAAATCAGATGCTACGGCGGTGAAAAATCTCCTACTTGGTTGCAGCCACAAATTTTACCTTACCTAAGTGTACTGCGCATTATAAATTGTCCAAATCTTGCGGAACTATCGTTTCTGTATCCTTTGCTCAAAGAGCTATATCTACAGAATTTGGGTCTGGACATACTTCCCGAATTATGGGATGAATGGTCAACTGGTGAAGCCAGAACCGAACAAGGTAATAGCGATATAAAGAGATCATCTCTTTCTACATTATCCATACGATGCtgcccaaaaataaaaagtattgaAAATCAGTTGTTGCCAGACTACTTACCGGTTATCAAAATCTTATGTATTGAACATTGCAAAGAGCTAGCATCACTTCCAACTGAAAGATTTAAAGACTTTGTCTCTCTTGAGGAGTTGACAATAATCGGTTGCCCGAAACTCACCTGCCAAAGCACACTGGAATTACCTGCTTCCATCAGATCTTTGCAAATAGGATCATGTGGTGAGCTCGAAAAGTCCCTTCCCAACTGCCTAGAGAACCTTACCTCTCTTCGGTGA
- the LOC109707153 gene encoding hydroquinone glucosyltransferase-like — translation MAAVGNESRRRPHVVLLPTPGMGHVIPLADFAVRLATTHGFSATLLTFSNFDSPAQAAFLTSLPSDSVSSVSLPFISLSDLPPDSPIEVHLCALLARCLPLLRDAFLSFQNPAAAFVCDLFGSETLSLARELGVPGYIFFPSNLTMLTLALHLPRLDETTDVDIEDLPDPVRLPGCVAVRGTDFPDPFRKKSHPAYASFIRIMSKYSDAAGILVNSFEDMEPEVLKAIREEEQAEAGRPPVHLVGPMVRSGSDEADESGCLEWLDRQPADSVLFVSFGSGGSLSTEQMQEMALGLEASGQRFLWVIRCPNDREKNAAFFTSGNKDDPSNYLPEGFLERTKDVGRVVPSWAPQVSVLAHPATGGFFSHCGWNSTLESTVHGVPMIAHPLYAEQRLNAVLLAEAVGIAIRPRAREPYGVVGREEIAAAAKELMQGEKGKALHRRTEELQEAASRALMPPAGSSYKALHGVARKWKEGASQRVAKA, via the exons ATGGCTGCGGTGGGGAATGAGAGCCGGCGGCGGCCGCACGTGGTCCTGCTCCCGACGCCGGGAATGGGCCACGTGATCCCGCTGGCGGACTTCGCCGTCCGGCTCGCCACCACCCATGGCTTCTCTGCCACCCTCCTCACCTTCTCCAACTTCGACTCCCCGGCGCAGGCCGCCTTCCTCACCTCCCTCCCCTCCGACTCCGTCTCCTCCGTCTCCCTccccttcatctccctctccgacCTCCCCCCCGACTCCCCGATCGAAGTCCACCTCTGCGCCCTCCTCGCCCGAtgcctccccctcctccgcgacgccttcctctccttccaaaaccccgccgccgccttcgtCTGCGACCTTTTTGGATCCGAGACGCTGTCGCTGGCGAGGGAACTCGGCGTGCCGGGCTATATATTTTTCCCTTCCAACCTCACGATGCTCACTCTCGCGCTGCACCTGCCCCGGCTCGACGAGACTACCGACGTCGACATCGAAGACCTCCCCGACCCCGTCCGCCTGCCCGGCTGCGTCGCCGTACGCGGGACTGACTTTCCTGACCCCTTCCGCAAGAAGTCACACCCCGCGTATGCTTCGTTCATCCGGATCATGAGCAA GTACAGCGATGCGGCGGGGATTCTGGTGAACAGCTTCGAGGACATGGAGCCGGAGGTGCTGAAAGCCATCAGAGAGGAGGAGCAAGCGGAAGCAGGGAGGCCGCCGGTCCACCTGGTGGGTCCGATGGTCCGGTCCGGTTCGGACGAAGCGGACGAGTCAGGCTGCCTGGAGTGGCTTGACCGGCAGCCGGCCGACTCGGTTTTATTCGTGTCTTTCGGAAGTGGCGGCTCCCTCTCGACGGAGCAGATGCAGGAGATGGCACTCGGGCTGGAGGCCAGCGGGCAGCGCTTCCTTTGGGTTATCAGGTGTCCCAATGACAGAGAAAAGAACGCCGCCTTCTTCACATCAG GAAACAAGGACGATCCGTCGAACTACCTTCCCGAGGGCTTCTTGGAACGGACAAAGGACGTGGGCCGCGTGGTGCCGTCGTGGGCGCCCCAGGTCAGTGTGCTTGCCCACCCCGCGACCGGCGGCTTCTTCTCGCACTGCGGCTGGAACTCGACGCTGGAGAGCACCGTGCACGGCGTGCCAATGATCGCGCACCCGCTCTATGCCGAGCAGCGCTTGAATGCTGTACTGCTCGCCGAGGCGGTTGGAATTGCCATCCGGCCGCGGGCGAGGGAGCCATACGGCGTCGTCGGCAGGGAGGAGATCGCGGCGGCGGCAAAGGAATTGATGCAGGGGGAGAAGGGCAAGGCGCTGCACCGTCGCACCGAGGAGCTGCAGGAGGCCGCGTCACGGGCGCTCATGCCGCCGGCTGGGTCTTCGTACAAGGCGCTGCACGGAGTTGCCCGTAAGTGGAAGGAGGGAGCGAGCCAGCGTGTAGCAAAAGCATGA